The genomic DNA GGCGGAGACCTCCTTGCCCTCGAAGTTGGCCAAGGAGCCGGCGCCGAACATTTGCCGGTTTGCCGGACCGCATACGTTCTGACCGGATCCTCCCGGCTTGTGCTGATCCAGATCACCAACGATCGCATCGCCGCTCTGAGCGGCAGGAGGAATTGTGGCTGGTCGCCGGTCCCTCGGCGGGTGTGTGATCTTGCTCGTTCTGCTCTCGCAGACGCATTCGTCCGGCGCCATGCAGCAGGCTCGCGGAGGAGCCCAGACGATCGCCGTTCGTACGGCCGATGTGGACGGACAATGAGCGCCATGTCGATCCGGCGGACCCTCCAAGAACGCCCGATCCCCTCCGTCCGGAGCCGCTATGATCCACCTTCGGCGTCGATCCCGCGCACAAGTCGGCCATGCGATTGAAGCATTGAGAAAACGGCGATGAGCGGACCTCGCAAGATCCAGATTGTGGGCGCGCTCCTGGCGGCTCTCCTGGGCCCGCTCCTGACGAAGGCGGCGCCCCCGAAGCCGGCGCCGACTCCTCCGGGAAGTTTTTCGTTCGCCGCTCTCGGGGACGCCCCCTACTACGCTTGGGAAGAGATCCAATTCTCCCTGATCCTCCGGGAGCTGCAGGCCAACGATCTGGCCTGGGTGCTGCACGTCGGCGACATCTTCTGGCACCCCTGCAGCGACGGCATGTACCGGGCGGCTCTCGGGCGGTTCAACCGGCTGCGACACCCGGTGATCTATACGCCGGGAGACAACGAGTGGGCCGATTGCTGGGAGCGCGGCTCGGGAGGCTTCGCGCCGCGGGAGCGCCTGGCCCGGATACGGCGGATCTTCTTCCCCGATCCGCAACGCAGTCTGGGAATCAGGCGGCTGCGGCTCCAGTCTCAAGGTGGCGCAGGAGATTACCCCGAGTTCGTCGAGAACGCGCGCTGGTTCCGCGAGGGATTCCTGTTCGCGACGTTCGATCTTCCCGGCACCGAGAACGGCATGGCCCCGTTTCCGGGGCGCACCCCTGCCGACGACGTGGCCGCGAAGCGGCGCACGGAAGCGGCCGCGGCGTGGCTGCGCGAGACGTTCGAGGAGGCGGCGTGCCGGAAGGCGCAGGCGGCGATCGTCGCGTTTCACGCCAATGCCGGTCTCGAGGAGCCGGCCGCCGATCCCTACCGCATGGCCTATGACCCCTTCCTGGCCGGGCTCGAGAAAGAGGTCGGGAGGTTCGGGGGGCCCGTCCTCGTGGTCCACGGCGACGGGCACGAGTACGTCGTCGACCATCCGCTTGTGAGCCGCGCCACCGGCCGGCGATTGACCAATCTCACCCGGGTCCAGGTTCCGGGCTCGCCCGAGGTCGGCTGGGTCCGCATCGTCGTGACTCCCGGGGCGGCGCAGCCGTTCGCGTTCGAAAAGCACGTCCTGCCGCGCTGGAAATACTGGTAGCTCTTGGCCGGGCGGCTTCCTGACACGCCGCCCTCTCCGCCCCTTCAGGAAACTCGCTCCGAAGGATTCGGATCCAGGCGCTCCTCTAACCTCGTGTGAGGCCTTTTGAAGGAGGAGCGCGCGATGCGTCGATCCCTGACCCGGTACCTGCCCGGATTTCGTCATGCGGACGGCCCGGCGAGGCACACCGTCTGCACCCTGATCCTCGGCCTCGGCACGCTGGCGTCCGTGGGCAGTCCCGCGTGCGGTGGTCCGTCCGAGACGCCGCCCCGCCTGGAGGATCGCGGCGGCTCGATTCCCACGTCGCAGTTCGGCACGTACGTCCGCCGCGGCGAGTTTCTCGTCTATCCCTTCTACGAATACACCTCCACCGGCGACGCCGAGTACGTTCCCAGCGAGCTGGGATTCACCGGCAATCAGGAGTTTTTCGGAAAGCTCAAGGAGAACGAGGCCTTGATCTTCCTGGCTTACGGCTTCTCGGATCGGGTCGCCCTGGAGTTCGAAGCGGCCCTTTGGGCGTCGGCGGAGCTTACGAAAGCGCCCGAGGATCTTTCCGGCGTCCCGGATCGCCTCAAGGAGTCGGGCCTCGGGGACGTGGAGTCCCAGCTGCGCTGGGTCTGGTCGCCGGAGACGGCGACGCGGCCGCTGCTCTACAGCTTCTGGGAAGTGGTCTTTCCGCTGCAGAAGAGCAAGGTGCTTCTTGGGACCCAGGACTGGGAGACCGAGCTGGGATTCGGCGCGGTGAGGGGTTACGGCTGGGGGACGATCAATGGCCGGATCTCGATGAAATACGACCGGGAAGACGGGCAGGTTGAGGTCGGGGAATATGCATTCGAATACCTGAAACGGACATCCCCGCGCTGGCGCTGGGTCGCGACTCTGGAAGGCGAGGACGACGAATTGAGCCTGATCGGCGAAGCGCAGCTCACGATCGGGAGGCATGCGTTCGTGAAGCTGAATTGCGGCTTCGGCGTGACCAGGAAGGCCCCCGATTTCGCCCCCGAAGTGGGAATCTTGTTCACCTTTTGATCGACAAGGGCGGAGCGGGGTGCGGGAGCCCCGAGGAATGATCGGGACTCCGGGAACCTGGCGCTAGTGTTGCGTTTCGGAAATCATGTTAACACCGAGGTCGCCGAGGCGCCCGGATCGCAAGGCGCGCCAGAGCGTCGCGTACCCAAGGCGGTACGCAAGCGAAGCGCAACGCGGCGAGCCGGGATGGATCGGGGGCCGAATGTAACATGATTTTTGAGACGCGACACTAGGCGGCGTTCTGGGTCCGGGCGCGGGCGCGGCCGGTGACCAGGAGGAGGCGGTGGCTGCCGACCTCGATCTCGTCGAGGTTCTTCAGCCGCTGGGCGACGTTCGGGGCGAGACGGCGTCCGTTGACGAAGGTGCCGTTCCGGCTGCCGGGGTCGAGAATCGTGCAGACCGGGCCCTCGATCCGAATCCGGCAGTGGACCTTGCTGATCAACTCGTCCTCGATCGCGAAGTGACTTCCCTCCCCGCGGCCGAGGATCGTCTCGGGGCGGGCGATCCGGTGGATGCCCGCCGGGTCGTCCCCGTCGATCACCACGAGCGCGAAGACGTAGGGCGCCCCGAACGGGGGATGCCGCTTCACGCCGCTCGCCGTCCTGGCCGCCGCTTCCAAGGAGTCGTTCGCTGGAGACATATTAATAATGTTGGGGCGGGAAGCGCGGCTGTCAAGCGTTTCCTCGCCAAGGGCCGTTACGAAAATGAGATCCCCGGGGCAAAAAGAAAGGGGGCCGGCGAAACCGGCCCCCGGGCTGCGGCTTCGGGTGTCTCTACTCGGTCGAGAAGGTTCCTTCCGTGATGGTCTGATTTCCGCTGACGTCGATCGCCAGGACTTCGAACGGATGCGCGCCCCGGGAAAGGGACCGGACGAATTCCGGCGGCAGCGTCACCTCCCGGCCGGTAGCGGGAAGGGTCACGGCGAACGGGTCGACGAGAACCTGATATCCGACGATCTGGATCTTCCGGTTGGGGAAACCGGCCGGCGGGGCGGTGACCTCCTCCCAGCGGATCACGATCGACTCACCGTTGACCTCCGAGGAAACCACCGGTCCGGCGGGGACGGCGTGACTGAGGACGCCCGTCGCCGAGATCCGGGTCCCGCCGACCGTCAGGCCGCTGAACTTGTATTGCCCCTCCGGGAACAGCGCCAGGAGCTGATCGAGGGGGAAATCGTCCAACGACGGCTCGGCGCCTTCGAAGAACAGCTCCGTCAGTCCCAGCTGGGCGTAGGGCCCCTTGCCGGCGAGATCGAAGATCGTGGTCCCGGCGGGGTTGACGATCTTCAGCGTCTTCCAGTCCTCGCCGTCGAGAGAAACGTGGAATCCCAGGTCGTTGGCCGAGGAGTTGTATTCGATGTAGATCCGCGAGATGGGGAATTTCGCCGCCCAGCTTGGCGCCGCCAGTCCCAAGGCGAGCGCCCCGAGCAGGACCAGTCGCAGCGGAAGCCTGGTTTTCAACATGCCTGTCCCTCCTGTGGGAAGCCCATCCGGCCGGATCTCAGGACTTCCCGTGTTGGATGGTCCTCCCGCGCTCGACACCGATCCCGCCGGGGACCCCCGGGGGTTGCGGGAGACTCTCACTTCGTTAGAGTCGCGCCCCGGAGGGGATCCTTCGCGCCGATTCAGGGCCTCCGGGGGGCCGGCGCGGGAGGGGGGTGGGCCGAATCTTGCCGGAGATCATGAGGACCGGCTAGAGCCTTCCCTGGCTCTTCAGGAAAGTGCCGCGCGCCAGCTCGTCGAACGCCTGGCGGAGCTGCTCCTGGGTGTTCATGACGATCGGGCCGTACCAGGCGACCGGCTCCGCGAGCGGCTTGCCGGAAACGAGCAGAAACCGCATCCCTTCCTCGCCGGCTTCGACGGTCACTTCGTCGCCGCGATCGAAGAGAACGAGCGAGCGGTTCTCCGCCTCGGCGGGCGGCGAGGTGTCCGACCACCCGACGCCCTCGGTCGGCACCGCCAGCGGACCCGAGGCATTGCAGATCTTGCCGTGCCCGGCGAAGACGTAGGCGAAGGCGTGGCGCGTCGTCTCGACGGGCAGCGTCTTCCGCTGGCGGGGAGGAACCGATACGTCGAGATAGACGGGGTCGGCGGCCACGCCGTCCACGGGGCCCTTCGTGCCCCAGAAACTACCGCACACGACGCGGACGAGGGTTCCGTCGTCGTCGGTGACGGCCGGAATCTCCGCCGACTTCACCTCCTGATAGCGCGGCGAGCTCATCTTGAGCGACGCGGGAAGATTCCCCCAAAGCTGGAATCCGTGCATTCGGCCGCCCGGGTCCCCCTTCGGCATCTCCTGATGGATGATGCCGCTTCCGGCCGTCATCCACTGCACGTCGCCGGCGGCGATGGCGCCGCGATTGCCCAGGCTGTCGCCGTGCTCCACCGTCCCGGCGAGAACATAGGTGATCGTCTCGATCCCGCGGTGGGGATGCCAGGGAAAGCCGGCCAGATAGTCTTCGGGACGCTCGTTGCGGAAATCGTCGAGGAGCAAAAACGGATCGAAATCGGAGGTGTCGCCGAACCCGAAGGCGCGCCGGAGGTGCACTCCGGCGCCCTCGAGGGTCGGCTTGGCCTTGATCAGCCGCTTGACGGGTCGAATGGACATGCCGGCCTTCCCTTCATGCCGAGGATGGGATGGAGCGACGACCTGCCCCGCTCGCCGCGGGGAAGCCAGAAACGCTTCTCAGGGCGAGGACGGGGCGGCGCCGCTCGCCGGGCCCGCGGTCTTCGCCTCTGCGGGCGGCTCCGGAAAACCGCGCTTGCGCATGAGCGCGGCGATGCCCGCGTCGCGACCCCGGAATTTCCGGTAGGCCTCGGCCGGATCGACGGTGTTCCCGAGCGAGAAGACGTAATCGTGGAGCCGCTTCGCGACCGTCTTGTCGTACGGGCCGCCCGCCTCGGTGAAGGCCTCCCAGGCGTCGGCGCTGAGGGTGTCGGACCACAGATAGCTGTAATACCCGGCCGAATAGCCGTCGCTGGAGAAGATGTGGCTAAACTGCGTCGTGCGGTGGCGCATCACGATTTCCTCGGGCATCCCGAGCTCTTTCAGCGTGTCGCGCTCGAACGCGGCGGGATCGATCTCCTTGTCCCCCGCCAGATGCAGTTTCATGTCGACCAGCGCGCCGGCGAGATATTCCACCGTGATGAATCCCTGGTTGAACCGGGAGGCGCGCTGGATCTTGGCCACCAGCTCGGCGGGAATCGGCTTCCCGTCGACGTTGATGGCGAACCGCTTCAGCACCTCCGGGGTCTCGAGCCAATGCTCCAGGATTTGCGAGGGAAACTCGACGTAGTCGCGCGCCACGCTCGTTCCGGCGAGCGAAGGGTAGTTCACGTTGGAATTCAGCCCGTGCAGCGCGTGGCCGAACTCGTGGAACAGGGCCCGGGCGTCGTCCCAGCTCACCAGGACGGGCTCGCCCGGCTTCGCTTTCACGAAATTGGTGTTGTTGGAGACGA from Candidatus Polarisedimenticolia bacterium includes the following:
- a CDS encoding FHA domain-containing protein, whose protein sequence is MKRHPPFGAPYVFALVVIDGDDPAGIHRIARPETILGRGEGSHFAIEDELISKVHCRIRIEGPVCTILDPGSRNGTFVNGRRLAPNVAQRLKNLDEIEVGSHRLLLVTGRARARTQNAA
- a CDS encoding pirin family protein: MSIRPVKRLIKAKPTLEGAGVHLRRAFGFGDTSDFDPFLLLDDFRNERPEDYLAGFPWHPHRGIETITYVLAGTVEHGDSLGNRGAIAAGDVQWMTAGSGIIHQEMPKGDPGGRMHGFQLWGNLPASLKMSSPRYQEVKSAEIPAVTDDDGTLVRVVCGSFWGTKGPVDGVAADPVYLDVSVPPRQRKTLPVETTRHAFAYVFAGHGKICNASGPLAVPTEGVGWSDTSPPAEAENRSLVLFDRGDEVTVEAGEEGMRFLLVSGKPLAEPVAWYGPIVMNTQEQLRQAFDELARGTFLKSQGRL